From the Thermococcus sp. MV5 genome, the window CTTTAAGATTATCTCCATCTGTTTCATGGGGTCTTGAGAGAGGTCTACAACTATGGCAATAGCATCCGCATTCCTTATAACACTTAGAAGCTGTGTTCCCATGCCTTTACCCAATGCTGCCCCTTCAATCAAGCCTGGAACTTCAACAAGCTGGATTTGAACATCTTTATGATTCATCATACCTGGAATGGGCTCAACTGTTGTGAATGGATAATCAGCCACATCTATATCAACATTGGCCAAGGCCTTTAGAAGCGAGGACTTGCCAACATTGGGCAAACCTGCAAAGACTATCTGAGCTGCGCCTTCTTTTTTAACGCTAAATGAATAGCCTCCACCCTTTCTCTGACTTTGCTGTTTTTCGAGCTCTTTTCTAAGCTCTGATATCTTACGTTTGATTTGAAGCCTGAGCTTTTCAGTCCCCTTGTGCTTTGGTACCGTCGCATACATCTTTTCAAGAGCCCTAATTTTCTCTGGTATACTTTTTGCTTGTCGATATTCCTCTTCTGCTGCTAAGTACTCTGCTGTTACGTTTGTTGGCATTTTATTCACCTCTTCCTCTCTCGCCGTTTAAAGGTTATAGAAGATTTTTATAAATTTATGGTTAATGAGTTATCATCAACTTTATATACTATATCGAAAAATTTTTGGATGGTGGGAATATGAAAAGGATTTTAGATGATATTGATAAAGAAATCCTAAAAGTGCTCCAAAAAAACAGTCGCACTCCTTTGAGAGAGATTTCTAAGCGAGTTGGTTTAGCCGAGTCAACTGTATACGAGCGAATCAAAAAGTTAAAGGAAAAGGGGATAATAAAGAGGTTCACAATCATTCCCGATCCAGAGTCGCTTGGCTTTAACTTATTGGCTTTCATCCTCATTAAGGCTAGGGCTGGAAAATATGCAGATGTCGCAAAAAGGCTTGTCACTTACCCCGAAATTGTGGAGATATATGAGACCACAGGAGATTATGATATGATATTAAAAATCCGAACTAGAAACAGTACAGAGCTCAATGATTTTCTTAACAAAATCGGAGAGATAGACGGTGTTGTGGCGACACATACAATGGTAGTACTAAAGGTCCACAAAGAAACCACAGAACTTCCGCTTTAACTTTA encodes:
- a CDS encoding Lrp/AsnC family transcriptional regulator, translated to MKRILDDIDKEILKVLQKNSRTPLREISKRVGLAESTVYERIKKLKEKGIIKRFTIIPDPESLGFNLLAFILIKARAGKYADVAKRLVTYPEIVEIYETTGDYDMILKIRTRNSTELNDFLNKIGEIDGVVATHTMVVLKVHKETTELPL